From the Quercus lobata isolate SW786 chromosome 6, ValleyOak3.0 Primary Assembly, whole genome shotgun sequence genome, one window contains:
- the LOC115950091 gene encoding uncharacterized protein LOC115950091, which translates to MKPPILVPPVPEKPLLGALLAQYLEETGKENTIYYISKKMLPYEEKYSPLEKTCVALVWATHKLKHYMLAYKILLIARIDHLKYLMEKLVQDGKTAKWVLLLSEFDNENVTQKFVKGRAIADHLAPYSLEEAEKIQGDFPDEDIMGIEVESWKMYFDKATNQNGNGIGILLISPKGTHIPFSGKLNFPATNNTTEYEACIMGLQVALGLGVKELEVYGDSALISSQIQNKWKIKEERLMLYHECLQKWASKFNRIRYRYVPWMQNQIANALATMASMMDGPKKDETRPKVVEQKEEPTYYTTIEEDEGKNGEGEWYSDILQYLKDGTYPKFADKNDQLTIWKLSTNYNICGERIYRRSYNGIHLLCVTTKEA; encoded by the coding sequence ATGAAACCACCAATACTTGTCCCACCGGTACCCGAAAAGCCATTGTTGGGGGCTCTACTTGCTCAATACCTAGAGGAAACTGGAAAGGAGAATACAATATACTACATCAGCAAGAAGATGTTGCCTTATGAAGAAAAGTATTCACCATTAGAAAAGACATGCGTAGCACTTGTTTGGGCAACCcacaaactcaaacattatATGCTTGCCTACAAGATTTTGTTGATTGCAAGAATTGACCATTTGAAGTACTTAATGGAAAAGCTTGTGCAAGATGGGAAGACTGCTAAATGGGTTTTGCTTTTATCAGAATTTGATAATGAAAACGTGACACAGAAATTTGTAAAGGGGAGAGCAATTGCTGATCACTTAGCCCCTTATTCACTAGAAGAAGCTGAAAAGATCCAAGGAGACTTTCCAGATGAAGACATCATGGGGATTGAGGTAGAATCATGGAAGATGTACTTTGACAAAGCCACAAATCAAAATGGAAATGGAATTGGAattctcttaatttctccaaaagggACACACATTCCATTTTCTGGCAAACTCAACTTTCCTGCCACCAACAATACCACTGAATATGAAGCTTGCATCATGGGATTACAAGTAGCACTAGGCCTTGGAGTGAAAGAGTTGGAGGTATACGGAGACTCAGCTTTGATATCCTCCCAGATTCAAAATAAATGGAAGATCAAAGAGGAAAGGCTAATGCTTTATCATGAATGTCTTCAAAAATGGGCATCAAAATTCAACAGGATTCGATATCGATATGTGCCATGGATGCAGAATCAAATTGCAAATGCTTTAGCAACCATGGCATCCATGATGGATGGGCCTAAGAAAGATGAAACCAGACCAAAAGTGgtggaacaaaaagaagaaccaACCTACTACACGACAATAGAAGAGGATGAAGGAAAGAATGGGGAAGGTGAATGGTATTCAGACATCCTACAATACCTTAAGGATGGGACATACCCTAAGTTTGCAGACAAGAATGACCAATTAACCATCTGGAAGTTGTCTactaattataatatttgtgGTGAAAGGATTTACAGAAGATCATATAATGGAATTCATCTCCTTTGTGTAACCACCAAGGAAGCATAG